In the genome of Fervidobacterium thailandense, one region contains:
- a CDS encoding ATP-binding protein: MLLKRAVIKGFGKFKDREFRFKPNLNIVYGPNESGKTTLAKFILCALSESDEDLARYKPWSGGEFDGFVETTEGTFSLFDRDGKKLDRRILEAVAFVLEDDELESFRIEKELFETNLKKRTERTDEGRVFKTVLSKLETFDLRPCFERLNERYRTLTERVKEIKANVRRYNELEGVLQKLRTELETSKKVEKDLTNQLEVLRRSRTERIVKDISEIKARLETVQRELEKLAWVKRYSEQQIVEIADLMNKEEKLKSTSDQLKEEESAIAEKLAQVTREIEKRLQSLNLVSVTDLESANLRVKHLSLLTKMYTEYNSETQPEDPLWKIFLETPNILEKVEEEERHYRERLDALEGKKAKLQEEIKDLEVSSKRLRDTSVVGVLVGVVLFVVSYFFKDFATLLYILSAVSLVFGVWFFTLSKKKESELKIREEELVNVSIQKPTPPQILKTLESYGITTLRQLRRKYEEFLQWKVANREKERKLLEMKEIEQEIIRELSKFGVTGVGQTLISAVERLQHNLLEIQELLQDKEGLERKLNNVRSEYNNLQKELKATSEAIEKILGSMSLTRTEVANYHNALLRFSELKNQQLELEKSLTLLKMELENENSDESIRRLKERILSESERQSQLRYEIERLEKEMTDLVPNYKELEVLLKERDEVSIKINALKRLETVIPGLREHFRTLLERFAQSYQRVFSEEFSNFITFVTGTSTNFVVTPELNLKVAVEGELRDPEEYLSGSMKDLIVLGLKLATYKAFYDNNIPLIIDNALIRLDDERLVKVLDFLERESNVRQVILLTSDKRVLDKFKDSGVQIVYLEG, from the coding sequence ATGCTTTTGAAAAGGGCAGTAATAAAGGGTTTTGGAAAGTTCAAAGACCGAGAGTTCCGATTCAAGCCCAACCTCAACATCGTCTATGGCCCAAATGAGAGCGGTAAGACAACACTTGCAAAATTCATTCTTTGCGCGCTATCCGAGTCCGACGAGGACCTTGCAAGGTACAAACCTTGGAGCGGAGGGGAATTCGACGGTTTCGTTGAAACGACCGAAGGTACGTTTTCGCTCTTTGATCGTGACGGTAAGAAGTTGGACAGACGGATCCTGGAAGCTGTTGCGTTTGTGTTGGAGGATGATGAACTGGAGAGTTTCCGCATCGAAAAAGAACTCTTTGAGACCAACTTGAAGAAAAGGACGGAACGAACCGATGAAGGACGGGTTTTCAAAACGGTCCTCTCAAAGCTTGAAACGTTCGATCTACGACCGTGCTTTGAGAGGTTGAACGAACGGTACAGAACACTCACGGAACGAGTGAAGGAAATCAAAGCCAACGTTAGACGTTACAACGAGCTCGAGGGGGTACTCCAAAAGTTGAGGACGGAGTTGGAGACCTCCAAGAAGGTTGAAAAAGATCTAACAAACCAACTTGAGGTCTTACGGCGGAGCAGAACCGAACGCATAGTGAAAGATATCTCGGAAATTAAAGCCCGCCTCGAGACAGTCCAACGTGAACTCGAAAAACTCGCATGGGTGAAACGTTACTCCGAGCAACAGATTGTAGAAATAGCGGATTTGATGAACAAAGAGGAAAAGCTCAAAAGTACATCTGATCAGCTAAAGGAAGAGGAGAGTGCGATAGCTGAAAAACTTGCCCAGGTCACACGCGAAATCGAAAAAAGACTCCAAAGTTTAAACTTGGTTTCGGTGACTGATCTTGAGAGTGCGAACCTTCGGGTAAAACATCTCTCCCTCCTTACGAAGATGTACACGGAGTACAACTCAGAAACGCAACCTGAAGATCCTCTGTGGAAGATTTTCTTGGAAACTCCAAATATCCTCGAAAAGGTCGAAGAAGAGGAACGTCACTACAGAGAACGGTTGGACGCTCTGGAAGGTAAGAAAGCCAAGCTCCAAGAGGAGATTAAAGATTTAGAAGTTTCATCTAAACGATTGCGTGATACCTCGGTTGTGGGTGTTTTGGTTGGCGTGGTACTCTTCGTGGTGAGTTATTTCTTCAAAGATTTTGCGACGTTGCTCTACATCCTTTCAGCCGTGAGCTTGGTTTTCGGGGTGTGGTTCTTCACACTTTCCAAAAAGAAGGAAAGTGAACTCAAGATTCGTGAGGAAGAGCTTGTGAACGTTTCGATTCAAAAGCCCACGCCACCGCAGATTTTGAAGACATTGGAAAGCTACGGTATTACCACCTTGAGACAGTTGAGACGTAAATACGAGGAGTTTCTCCAGTGGAAGGTTGCCAACCGGGAGAAGGAACGCAAGTTACTCGAAATGAAGGAAATCGAACAGGAGATAATCAGGGAGCTATCGAAATTCGGTGTTACCGGTGTCGGCCAAACGCTCATTTCCGCGGTGGAAAGGTTACAACACAACCTGCTGGAGATACAGGAACTTTTGCAAGACAAAGAGGGACTTGAGAGGAAGCTTAATAACGTCCGGAGCGAGTACAACAACCTTCAAAAAGAGCTTAAAGCGACCTCCGAGGCGATTGAGAAAATCTTAGGTAGCATGTCTTTGACCCGGACCGAGGTTGCGAACTACCACAACGCGCTGCTAAGGTTTTCGGAACTCAAAAACCAACAACTCGAGCTTGAAAAGTCACTTACGCTCTTGAAAATGGAACTTGAAAACGAGAATAGTGATGAATCAATCAGACGTTTAAAGGAAAGGATACTTTCCGAGAGCGAGAGGCAGTCTCAGTTACGATACGAAATCGAACGGCTGGAAAAGGAAATGACGGACTTGGTACCGAACTACAAGGAACTTGAGGTGTTGCTGAAGGAAAGGGATGAGGTAAGCATCAAGATAAACGCCTTAAAGCGTCTTGAGACCGTAATTCCTGGCCTGAGGGAACACTTTAGAACACTCCTCGAGCGATTTGCCCAAAGTTACCAACGTGTTTTCAGTGAAGAGTTTAGTAACTTCATTACCTTTGTCACGGGGACGTCGACGAATTTTGTCGTCACGCCCGAGCTGAACTTGAAAGTCGCTGTGGAGGGTGAGCTGAGGGACCCTGAAGAGTACCTCAGCGGTTCGATGAAGGACTTGATAGTCTTGGGGTTGAAGCTCGCGACGTACAAGGCATTCTACGATAATAACATTCCGTTGATCATAGACAACGCTCTCATACGGCTTGACGATGAACGCCTTGTTAAGGTCCTGGACTTCCTCGAGAGGGAATCGAACGTGCGTCAGGTGATCCTCCTGACGAGCGATAAAAGAGTCCTCGATAAATTTAAAGATTCGGGTGTTCAAATCGTGTATCTGGAGGGGTAA
- a CDS encoding 5'-methylthioadenosine/S-adenosylhomocysteine nucleosidase gives MVVVTGVLKEEIVGVFRELLPMLENGEILRRNYSRGIIGGNEVTVVYGFIGKIESAMMAQAVIDKFHPKYIIHCGSAGALSPELKIGDVVCGTVYYEHDFERSGMNALGASERLLEKIKDTYGAVKFGPIASGDILVSDRATKERIYSRFGALVVDMDSYAIAKVCWENGVEFCALKVVVDTSEEHALMEYEQNFRKFASLPSTIVSELLEKHLL, from the coding sequence ATGGTCGTTGTGACGGGAGTTTTGAAGGAAGAGATCGTAGGAGTGTTTAGGGAACTACTACCGATGCTTGAAAACGGTGAAATCCTCAGGAGAAACTATTCGAGAGGTATCATAGGAGGTAATGAGGTTACCGTTGTCTATGGGTTCATAGGGAAGATCGAGAGTGCCATGATGGCCCAAGCGGTCATCGACAAATTTCACCCTAAGTACATCATCCACTGTGGTTCGGCCGGTGCGTTGTCACCGGAGTTAAAAATTGGTGACGTTGTATGTGGCACCGTTTATTACGAGCATGATTTCGAGCGTTCCGGAATGAACGCGCTTGGTGCCTCGGAAAGGCTCCTGGAGAAAATCAAAGACACGTACGGGGCTGTCAAATTCGGACCGATAGCGAGTGGTGACATTTTGGTCAGTGATCGCGCCACCAAGGAGAGGATCTACAGTAGGTTTGGGGCGCTGGTTGTGGATATGGATAGCTACGCAATTGCAAAGGTGTGCTGGGAGAATGGTGTTGAATTCTGCGCGTTGAAGGTTGTTGTCGATACAAGTGAAGAACACGCTCTGATGGAGTACGAGCAAAATTTTAGAAAATTTGCGAGCCTTCCGTCGACCATAGTATCGGAGCTGCTCGAAAAACACTTGCTGTAA
- the fliG gene encoding flagellar motor switch protein FliG: MASKLTGRRKAAILLVTLGPEKAARILKNLEESEVEALTIEIANLGKVSNEERRTVLEEFQNLTKAREMIISGGIEYAKEMLIKAFGPEKAMQIIERLVSNLAVKPFEFMRGADVVQIVNFLQSEHPQTIALVLSFLEPRIAAQVISALPENLQIEVIKRISLLERASPDVVKEVEKLLEKKFAGVATQTLSAVGGLDTAAEIMNNLDRATEKNIMERLTYESPELAEEIRRRMFVFEDILKLDDRSVQLVLREVNMQDLAVALKGASEELKQKIFNNMSKRAQQLLKDEIEFMGPVRVKDVEEAQQKIINIIRRLEEAGEIVIARGGGEELIT, encoded by the coding sequence ATGGCGAGTAAGCTTACCGGAAGGCGCAAGGCAGCAATATTGCTAGTCACACTCGGGCCGGAAAAGGCCGCGCGTATTTTAAAGAACCTCGAGGAGTCGGAAGTTGAAGCCCTGACAATTGAAATTGCGAACCTTGGTAAGGTATCGAACGAGGAACGTCGAACCGTTCTCGAGGAGTTTCAAAATTTGACAAAAGCACGCGAGATGATCATAAGCGGTGGTATAGAGTACGCCAAAGAAATGCTGATCAAAGCGTTTGGACCCGAGAAGGCTATGCAAATCATCGAGCGGCTCGTTTCAAATCTTGCGGTTAAACCCTTCGAATTCATGCGCGGGGCTGACGTGGTGCAGATTGTGAACTTCCTCCAGTCGGAGCATCCCCAGACGATCGCTCTCGTTTTGAGTTTCCTTGAACCGAGAATCGCCGCACAGGTAATTTCCGCTCTGCCGGAAAATTTGCAAATCGAAGTGATAAAGCGTATATCGTTGTTGGAGCGTGCTTCTCCAGATGTTGTCAAAGAGGTTGAAAAGTTACTCGAGAAAAAATTCGCCGGAGTTGCTACGCAAACACTCAGCGCAGTCGGTGGTTTGGACACTGCAGCCGAGATCATGAACAATCTCGATCGTGCTACGGAAAAGAACATTATGGAACGTCTCACTTACGAGTCGCCAGAGTTAGCCGAAGAGATTCGAAGAAGGATGTTTGTCTTCGAAGATATTCTCAAACTCGACGACAGATCCGTCCAACTTGTGCTTAGGGAAGTTAACATGCAAGATCTTGCCGTTGCTCTCAAGGGAGCATCGGAGGAACTGAAACAAAAGATATTCAACAACATGTCCAAACGCGCACAACAACTGTTGAAAGACGAAATCGAGTTCATGGGACCTGTGAGGGTTAAGGACGTTGAGGAAGCCCAGCAGAAGATAATAAACATTATCAGGAGACTCGAGGAAGCTGGCGAGATCGTTATCGCCCGTGGTGGTGGCGAGGAACTTATTACCTAA
- a CDS encoding PolC-type DNA polymerase III: MLAHKWDDNVYCVMDIETTGVDPLNGDRIVEIAIVPVYKGKIVKDWIYSSLVNPKVYIHAYAQKVHRISNSDVEGAPELDEIVSVVRKYSQGTILVFHNATFDLTFLDYAAKEVGQLPLEVDYIDTLDIAVAIYGRRRKLESLAKELKTSHRVTHRAIDDAHVTAEVFIKLYERYGWGLVHEFLKRWMGREY; the protein is encoded by the coding sequence ATGCTGGCCCACAAATGGGATGATAATGTGTACTGCGTTATGGACATAGAAACTACCGGTGTGGATCCTCTGAACGGCGACAGGATTGTCGAGATCGCGATCGTACCAGTTTACAAGGGGAAGATCGTCAAGGACTGGATATACTCATCCCTCGTGAATCCAAAAGTATACATCCACGCTTACGCACAGAAAGTACACAGGATATCCAACAGTGATGTTGAGGGTGCCCCCGAGCTCGACGAAATCGTTTCGGTCGTGCGTAAGTACTCGCAGGGTACGATCCTCGTGTTCCACAACGCGACCTTCGATCTCACGTTCTTGGATTACGCGGCAAAAGAGGTAGGACAGTTACCTCTCGAAGTGGATTACATAGATACCTTGGATATTGCCGTTGCCATCTACGGTAGGCGGAGGAAACTGGAGAGCCTTGCAAAAGAGTTAAAGACCTCCCACCGTGTAACCCACAGAGCTATCGACGATGCGCATGTGACCGCGGAGGTGTTCATCAAGTTATACGAAAGGTACGGATGGGGATTGGTCCACGAGTTCTTAAAACGGTGGATGGGGAGGGAATACTGA
- a CDS encoding chemotaxis protein CheX, with protein MDVRIVNAVLASAQGTYETVLQLNAQFGKPQAVKDITPKYNIVTVIGFIGDIEGNFVYSFNEKTALTIVSRMMGMEYNVLDELSLSAIGELGNMTSGSIAMNLEKLGYKIDITPPTVITGKDMKITAEGIIIRLPVTLFEPEDVELHIALRGGK; from the coding sequence ATCGATGTGAGGATCGTGAACGCGGTTTTGGCTTCGGCGCAAGGTACGTACGAGACGGTACTCCAGTTGAATGCCCAATTCGGGAAACCTCAAGCGGTGAAGGATATAACTCCAAAGTACAACATCGTAACCGTTATTGGTTTTATCGGAGACATCGAGGGAAATTTTGTTTATTCTTTCAATGAAAAAACTGCCCTGACGATTGTTTCACGCATGATGGGTATGGAGTATAACGTCCTGGATGAGCTCTCACTGAGCGCGATAGGAGAACTTGGAAACATGACATCCGGCAGTATTGCGATGAACTTGGAGAAACTCGGCTACAAAATCGACATCACTCCGCCAACCGTTATCACCGGTAAGGACATGAAGATCACCGCCGAGGGTATCATCATCAGGTTGCCCGTAACGTTGTTCGAACCGGAGGACGTGGAATTGCACATAGCCCTAAGGGGCGGAAAGTGA
- a CDS encoding DUF5693 family protein, translating to MKFPVLARNEVYLVIVTTVFLTLSVVSVLLRVPVDKSQMAFTVLFEDDPRVFFFDGSKLSEDTKFELIVPLKDVPTDRKTVETFSNLAKDKYVGNLEFYGNPEFIRQFYESTRHAKIIKVHYVKPEELQRYNAETLFKRLWRAVVERSVEVIVLPKGELPTEAYKKLTSFFSISKQIPESSSVDFKNRLFGTLLGLYVSFHMPVAIFGFLLTRDYAIYVSLMSILGTIAIFFTTKNRFLNVAQFLTLGILTNFSLYSYPYINDIYTFRGVKVSLVALPITYAIVQLRKLLSLRGSQKETSKFLKLKIVVLLLTGVVVLAYVVLRSGNYGFVPNFEEDIRLVLENIFIVRPRTKELVFLPLLFFGAIVDDEFWSTVLTFFGTFGLVSILNSFCHIKAPIFVTVYREIVTVLIAGAVFVLLSIFRSLILVWTHKR from the coding sequence ATGAAGTTTCCCGTCTTGGCAAGAAACGAGGTTTACTTGGTCATCGTAACGACCGTATTTCTCACGTTGAGCGTTGTCTCGGTACTATTGAGGGTACCGGTTGACAAGTCTCAGATGGCTTTCACTGTTCTCTTTGAAGACGATCCGCGGGTGTTCTTTTTCGACGGCTCGAAACTTTCGGAGGACACCAAGTTCGAGCTAATCGTACCGCTCAAGGACGTGCCAACCGACCGTAAGACCGTTGAAACGTTCAGCAACTTGGCAAAGGATAAGTACGTTGGGAACCTCGAGTTTTACGGTAATCCCGAATTTATACGTCAATTCTACGAGTCGACGCGCCACGCAAAAATAATAAAAGTTCACTACGTAAAACCTGAGGAATTGCAGAGGTACAACGCTGAGACTCTTTTTAAACGCTTGTGGAGGGCTGTAGTCGAAAGAAGCGTTGAGGTCATAGTTTTACCGAAAGGCGAGCTCCCAACGGAGGCGTACAAGAAACTCACGTCCTTCTTTTCGATCTCCAAGCAAATTCCGGAGTCCTCGAGTGTTGATTTCAAGAACAGACTTTTTGGAACCCTACTCGGACTTTACGTATCCTTTCACATGCCCGTTGCGATCTTTGGGTTTCTCCTAACGAGGGATTACGCGATTTACGTTTCTCTGATGAGTATTCTCGGTACAATCGCCATCTTTTTCACAACGAAAAACAGGTTTCTCAACGTTGCCCAGTTTCTGACACTTGGGATTTTAACGAATTTCTCCCTCTATTCGTATCCCTACATCAACGACATCTACACTTTCAGGGGTGTTAAAGTTTCTTTAGTAGCGCTTCCCATTACCTATGCTATCGTCCAGCTAAGGAAGTTACTCTCCCTCAGGGGAAGCCAAAAGGAAACTTCAAAATTTTTGAAGCTTAAAATTGTGGTCCTCTTGCTGACGGGAGTGGTAGTACTCGCTTACGTGGTTCTCAGGAGTGGAAATTACGGTTTCGTACCAAACTTTGAAGAAGACATAAGACTTGTACTCGAAAACATCTTCATCGTCAGACCGAGGACGAAAGAACTTGTCTTCCTACCGCTACTCTTCTTCGGTGCGATTGTTGACGACGAATTTTGGAGTACCGTTCTCACGTTCTTCGGAACGTTCGGACTGGTATCGATCCTTAACTCCTTCTGCCACATCAAAGCGCCGATATTCGTCACCGTCTACCGCGAGATAGTCACCGTTTTAATCGCCGGTGCGGTTTTCGTTTTGTTATCTATCTTCAGAAGCCTCATCTTAGTTTGGACACACAAAAGGTAG
- a CDS encoding GTPase → MCPSIWYPGHVQKAKRQIKENIKKIDAVIIVLDARAPVATVSFELDIFKSKRKLFVLNKSDLSDEGYNEIWKSEISKTFPVFLHSKHTKRAELVDFVSRNVPPDSRVCVVGVPNVGKSTIINKIVGRHKVQTGAQPGITRGVQWVKIENFTLMDSPGILYAEIFVKEISAKLLLVGCLPFEQVPDDIYELAYEIYREASGDVAALHEKLEEFGRKRGLLRKGGVVDFERSKQLFFKELSEGRFGRFTYDREPELFWKVVERSHNIVDNGDT, encoded by the coding sequence GTGTGTCCTTCCATTTGGTATCCAGGACACGTTCAAAAGGCCAAGAGGCAAATTAAGGAGAATATTAAAAAAATAGATGCGGTGATCATCGTACTTGATGCCAGGGCACCGGTCGCAACGGTAAGTTTCGAACTTGATATTTTTAAGAGCAAGAGGAAGCTATTTGTTCTCAACAAATCGGATCTCTCCGACGAGGGTTACAACGAAATCTGGAAAAGCGAGATATCGAAAACGTTTCCCGTGTTTCTGCACAGCAAACACACGAAACGCGCTGAACTTGTGGATTTTGTAAGTCGAAACGTGCCACCGGATTCAAGGGTCTGTGTCGTTGGTGTCCCAAACGTGGGTAAATCGACGATAATCAACAAGATAGTTGGTCGCCACAAAGTTCAAACCGGTGCCCAACCTGGTATCACGAGGGGAGTCCAGTGGGTCAAAATCGAGAACTTCACACTGATGGACTCACCGGGGATCCTGTACGCCGAGATATTCGTGAAGGAAATTTCGGCGAAATTGTTACTCGTTGGATGTTTGCCGTTTGAGCAGGTACCCGACGATATCTACGAGCTGGCCTACGAGATTTACAGGGAAGCCTCTGGTGATGTGGCGGCGCTTCACGAGAAACTCGAGGAATTTGGAAGAAAAAGAGGTTTGTTGCGAAAAGGTGGCGTGGTAGATTTTGAAAGAAGCAAGCAACTCTTTTTCAAAGAGCTTTCCGAGGGACGCTTCGGGAGGTTCACGTACGATCGTGAACCTGAACTTTTTTGGAAAGTCGTAGAACGTTCGCATAACATTGTTGACAACGGCGATACGTGA
- a CDS encoding PhoH family protein: MVKNYVLDTNVLIHDPEAIFSFEDNIVCIPLPVIEELDKLKREQGRIGRNARWAIRILEELRMQGDLHTGVNLPNGGTVVIPVLSEQDFEKHQVKFLFEKYVDNWIIEYAFYLKTKSEHPTIIVSKDISLRVKAGALGIAAEDYLTDKSDLQLLSRGYYFFERLEEVDTSKLAPNEYVETNEGYFRFNGEGFQRIEPKTKVYGIQPRNKEQLFALDALMDDSISLVSLIGIAGTGKTFLALAAALQKTLLEGVYDRIIVARPLVPMGGKDIGYLPGALEEKISPWMSGVMDNLEYLCRLNSVSFKELMKKDIIELEALTYIRGRTIPKQFIIIDEAQNLTPLEVKTILTRAGDGTKVVLTGDPYQIDTPYLDENSNGLVYAASKFRGQKIACHIILQKGERSELATLAAQLL, encoded by the coding sequence ATGGTAAAGAATTACGTTTTGGATACGAACGTACTCATTCACGATCCCGAGGCTATCTTTTCCTTCGAGGATAACATAGTGTGCATCCCTCTCCCCGTAATCGAGGAGCTCGATAAGTTAAAACGAGAGCAGGGAAGGATCGGTAGAAACGCACGGTGGGCGATTAGGATACTCGAGGAGCTAAGAATGCAGGGAGATCTGCATACCGGTGTTAACTTGCCTAACGGTGGAACGGTGGTAATTCCGGTTCTGAGCGAACAAGATTTCGAAAAACACCAGGTAAAATTTCTCTTCGAGAAATACGTGGACAACTGGATCATCGAGTACGCATTCTATCTGAAAACCAAAAGTGAGCACCCCACGATCATTGTCTCGAAGGACATTAGTCTGCGAGTCAAGGCGGGAGCGCTGGGGATAGCGGCTGAGGATTACCTAACGGACAAGAGTGATTTGCAACTCCTATCACGTGGTTATTACTTCTTCGAACGTTTGGAAGAGGTCGATACAAGCAAGCTCGCACCGAACGAGTACGTGGAAACGAACGAAGGTTACTTCCGATTCAACGGTGAGGGATTTCAGCGGATCGAGCCGAAGACAAAGGTTTACGGTATACAGCCGAGAAATAAGGAGCAACTCTTTGCACTCGACGCGTTGATGGATGACTCGATCAGCCTCGTTTCGCTCATCGGTATCGCAGGTACTGGGAAGACTTTCCTTGCGCTCGCCGCAGCCCTTCAAAAGACCCTACTGGAGGGTGTTTACGATCGTATTATCGTTGCGAGGCCACTCGTACCCATGGGGGGTAAAGACATAGGTTATCTTCCCGGCGCACTCGAGGAAAAAATTTCACCCTGGATGAGTGGTGTAATGGACAACCTCGAGTACCTCTGCAGACTGAATAGTGTCAGCTTTAAGGAACTGATGAAAAAAGACATCATCGAGCTTGAAGCACTCACCTACATCCGCGGCAGAACGATTCCTAAACAGTTTATCATCATCGACGAGGCACAAAATCTCACGCCACTCGAGGTCAAGACAATACTGACCAGGGCCGGTGATGGTACCAAGGTGGTACTTACGGGTGATCCGTACCAGATTGATACTCCTTACTTGGATGAAAACAGCAACGGATTGGTTTACGCCGCATCAAAATTCAGGGGACAGAAGATCGCGTGTCACATAATACTCCAAAAAGGTGAGCGTTCGGAGTTGGCAACACTGGCCGCTCAATTGTTATGA
- a CDS encoding RluA family pseudouridine synthase yields the protein MHNSWIVDERNYFSRLDKFLRHELKHVPLSAIYKFIRTGKVYVNKKRVKNASAKLEIGDIIEIVGEDLSKYSRDYTELKPVSMKLDIIYEDTRLMAINKPAGVSVHPGKNVSKPSLVEGLMYYAQKNGFEVFLVHRLDKETSGVLVVAKDRNTARVLSELISSRFVLKKYVALVFGKISSPRSIDKPVDGQEALTKITPLRQYRWNASGVEQHLTLLDVEIETGRKHQIRKHLAGIGTPIVCDAQYGDFKLNRLFSKQFGLRRHFLHCKLLAFEFEGKRYEFEAGLPKDLTMVLDVLSTGRGLG from the coding sequence ATGCACAACAGCTGGATCGTCGATGAGAGGAATTACTTTTCCAGGTTGGATAAGTTCCTAAGGCACGAGCTGAAACACGTGCCTCTCAGTGCGATTTACAAGTTCATCCGCACTGGGAAGGTTTACGTCAACAAGAAGCGGGTCAAGAACGCATCGGCAAAGCTCGAGATCGGTGACATCATCGAGATCGTCGGAGAGGATTTGAGTAAGTACTCTCGCGATTACACCGAGCTGAAGCCGGTGTCCATGAAACTTGATATCATCTACGAGGATACACGTTTGATGGCGATAAACAAGCCTGCGGGCGTATCCGTGCATCCGGGCAAGAATGTCTCGAAGCCATCGCTGGTGGAAGGCCTCATGTACTATGCTCAGAAGAATGGATTCGAGGTATTCCTCGTTCACAGGCTCGACAAGGAAACTTCCGGCGTGCTCGTTGTTGCGAAGGACAGGAATACGGCACGTGTCCTAAGTGAGTTGATTTCGTCAAGATTCGTGTTGAAAAAGTACGTTGCACTCGTCTTTGGCAAGATTTCCTCACCTCGGAGTATCGACAAACCTGTTGACGGTCAAGAAGCACTGACGAAAATCACACCTTTGAGACAATATCGCTGGAATGCAAGCGGTGTTGAGCAACATTTGACCTTGCTCGATGTTGAAATAGAGACTGGGAGGAAACATCAAATAAGGAAGCATCTTGCCGGCATCGGTACACCAATCGTGTGCGATGCGCAGTACGGTGACTTTAAGTTGAACCGGTTGTTTTCTAAGCAATTTGGTTTGAGAAGGCATTTTTTGCACTGTAAACTCTTGGCGTTCGAGTTCGAAGGTAAACGTTACGAATTCGAAGCCGGGTTACCCAAAGACTTGACGATGGTACTCGATGTCTTGTCCACGGGGCGTGGTCTGGGATGA
- the pyrH gene encoding UMP kinase, with protein MYKRVLLKLSGEVLSGESQKGFSEEHVRYLIDEVKKVSEYGVKLGIVIGAGNLFRGRDFEGLRPTISDQIGMLGTVINALYLKDRFEDAGIKTVVVSQIVTLPSVKLINYDDIDLYFDAGYVVIFAGGTSNPFFTTDTGAALRAVEMKAELLIKGTKVSGIYDKDPKIHNDAVKYNVITYDEAISKNLKIMDTEAFSICKRYNMKILVMNFFENDNLLRAIKGENVGTLVVPTLSSTM; from the coding sequence ATGTACAAAAGGGTCTTACTAAAACTCAGTGGCGAAGTGTTAAGTGGTGAGTCGCAAAAAGGATTCAGCGAAGAGCACGTTAGGTACCTCATAGATGAGGTGAAGAAGGTTTCCGAATACGGGGTTAAGCTCGGGATAGTGATAGGTGCCGGCAACCTGTTCAGAGGTAGAGACTTCGAGGGCTTGAGACCGACGATCTCCGACCAAATCGGTATGCTCGGCACGGTGATTAACGCGCTTTACCTAAAGGATAGATTCGAGGATGCTGGAATCAAAACCGTTGTTGTTTCTCAGATTGTCACACTCCCGTCTGTGAAGTTAATAAACTACGACGATATCGACCTCTACTTCGATGCGGGTTATGTCGTTATCTTCGCCGGAGGTACGAGCAATCCGTTCTTTACGACGGATACCGGTGCGGCACTGCGAGCGGTTGAAATGAAGGCGGAACTGCTCATAAAAGGTACTAAGGTATCGGGGATATACGATAAGGATCCGAAAATCCACAACGATGCTGTGAAGTACAACGTGATCACGTACGACGAGGCGATCTCCAAGAATTTAAAGATAATGGATACTGAGGCGTTCTCGATCTGCAAACGGTACAACATGAAGATACTTGTGATGAACTTCTTTGAAAACGACAACTTACTCAGGGCTATTAAGGGCGAGAACGTTGGTACGCTGGTTGTACCGACACTCTCCTCGACGATGTAA